CCTCTTCCTTCAGTACCCTATGAAGTTTTCAGTTATTAGTAACCAGCCATGCGACGGAAATTGAGTCCTGTAAAATATTACCTTCTGCTGCTTACCTTTTTATAATAATATCCATTAATATTTTTTTTAATTATATCAGTTAACGTATGAAGCATCGTCATTTTTTTTTAGGAATTGTATTATTTGTGCTAGCCATACCGGCTACAGCGCAAGAGGACACAGTAGGTATAGATAGCACCTACCTGGCAGAAATTATTCAATTTTATAAGGAAGCCTACGCCAAGGATTCCCTGCTGAATTACCAACATGGGTTTATAGAATTGGGCGAGGGTATCGCCAGCCTAAACCTGGGAGAATCATTTAAGTACCTGGACCCGGAAGAGGCCAATAAAATCATAGTGGAAGCCTGGGGAAACCCGCCGCAGGAAACGCTCGGCATGATTTTTCCTGACTCTGTAAATCCATATTTACCGGAAGGGTGGGGGGTTATCCTTGCTTACGACGCTGAGGGTCATATAGAAGACGATGATGCCAATGATATTGACTATAATGAGATGCTGGTTGAAATGAAGACCCTGGCCGTGGAGAGCAGTAAGCAAAGAAAAGAGCAGGGCTACGATGGCTATGCGGTTGTCGGCTGGGCAGAAAACCCATACTATGATAAAGAAAGTAAAAAATTATATTGGGCAAAAGAGCTGGCCTTTGACGGGTCTGACATTAATACTTTGAATTATGACATTAGGGTACTGGGCAGAAGTGGCTATCTCAGGCTCAATGCAGTGGCCGGTATGGACCAGCTGGAGATGGTAAAACCGGCAATGCAGGACCTGCTGGCTAAGGTGGAGTTTGCCGAAGGACATACCTATTTTGACTTTGATCCCGATGTAGATGAAGTTGCTGCTTACGGCGTAGGTGCCCTGGTTGCTGGTAAAATTGCCGCTAAAGCTGGTATTCTCAAGACTTTAGGTATCTTCCTCGTCAAATTCTGGAAGTTCCTTTTAATGGGGTTTGTAGGTATTGGAGCTTTCGTAAGAAAAATGTGGACAGGAAAGGAGAAAAGAGAGCTGAGCGAAGATAGTTAGTAGAGTACATGTATCAAATTTAGCCTCCCTGATTCAAAAAGATCAGGGAGGCTTTTTTATTTCAATTCATACCTCAAAACGCCATAGGCAATGCTTTGTCAGTGTGTGGCGATCACTCCAGCTTGTAGAAACTTGCTATATAAAGTTTATTCATTAGTTCATTAACCTCAGTTGGCTTTTGTTCTTTTCAAAAACCTCAAAGCGCAGCAATAAGCCTGAACTAATAAAATATCTAAAAATATTTGCGTAGTTAAATGACTACATATATATTTGTGTAGTTAAATAGCTACATAATGAATTTAAGAAGAGACGTATTTCAGGCCATAGCAGACCCTACCAGAAGGGCCATCCTTGTACTGGTAGCCTCTCAGTCGATGACAGCAGGCGCTATAGCTTCAAACTTTGATACCGCAAGGCCAACTGTTTCAAAGCATTTGCAAATACTCACAGAGTGTGAATTGCTTAGGCAGGAGCAAAATGGCAGGGAGGTGCACTATCACTTAAATCCTATTAAAATGAAAGAAATTGCAGACTTTATCGAACCCTTCAGGAAGTTTTGGGATGACAGGTTTAATAAGCTGGAGGCCATTATGAAACAATATAAAACCAACAAATAGAAACTTTTATGGAAATGAAAACGAAAGTACATGCCGAAAAGGACAAGCAGGAAATACTGATCACCAGGGAATTTGACCTGCCGCTTGACCTGCTTTTTAAGGCCTATATTGAGCCTGAAATTGTTGAACAGTGGATGGGGACAAAAGTACTGAAGCTGGAAAATAAAAAGCATGGCGGTTACCAATTCGAAACGACCGATCCTATGGGTAACAAGCATGGATTCAGTGGTGCAATCCACGAATTTAGCCCCGGCAGGAGGATCACGCGGACCTTTGAAATGGAGAATGCAAACTTTGGTGCTCAGCTAGAGTTCCTCGAGTTTGAAAAACTGACTGATGATACCAGCAAGCTTGTAATGCATGTGGTATATCGCTCGGTGGAGATCAGGGACCAGATACTGCAGCTCCCTTTTATACAAGGTATCAATATGGCCCATAGCAAACTGGAAAGTGTGGTGGGTAAGCTCAAGGCTTGACCGACATTATTACCGTATCATCATAGTCCAACACCAACCATTAAAAACATGAAAAAGAGAGATAAAATAATTTATTGGATAGCAACTATCTGGTTATCATTAGGCATGCTGTCGACAGGTATTGTACAATTATTAAAATCGCAGGAAGAAACAGAGTTTATGTTGCAATTAGGATATCCCGCATATTTCCTGACCTTATTAGGCATCTGGAAAATTTTGGGAGTGATAGTGGTGCTAATGCCTCGGTTTCCACTATTCAAAGAGTGGGCTTATGCAGGTTTTTTCTTTGCCATGTCAGGAGCTGCATACTCACACATTGCCATGGGTACAACTAATGAAATATTTCCATCACTTTTGTTGTTGACCCTGACGGTGATTTCCTGGTACTTCCGGCCATCCGGTAGAAAATTTTCCGTGGTCAGTCAGTAATCATTGGCCTAATAAAACGACTCGTGATGCACTGATGGCTGGTAAAAAAAGCATATACTCTTGAAAAGAGAATAAACTTTAACCATCTTAATTGCCCGGATGATCAGTACATCCTGGTCTCAATACTCAATACATACCTCTAAATACTAAAAATATGAATTCTAAAGTTGATTGGTTCTTTAATAAAGATACTGAGTGGCAGAAAGAATATAAGAAGTTGAGAGCAATCGCCCTGGATTGTGGCCTGACCGAAGAGCTGAAATGGGGTGTTCCATGCTATACATATAGGAATAGTAATGTTGTTTTAATACACGGATTTAAAGAATACTGCGCATTTCTGTTTCACAAGGGAGTTTTGCTTGAGGATGCCGAAGGTATTCTTATTCAGCAAACTGAGAATGTGCAGTCGGCACGTCAGGTTCGGTTTACTAATCTGCGGCAAATCACGGAAATGGAGTCCATACTGAAGGCATACATTTATGAAGCCATAGAAGTGGAAAAAGCCGGACTGAAGGTAGAAATGAAAAAGACCTCGGAATTTAACATGCCGGAAGAGTTTCAGAAAGCTCTGGATGAAAAAGCTGGTTTGAAAGATGCCTTCGAAGCCTTGACGCCGGGAAGGCAAAGAGGATACCTGCTTCATTTTTCACAACCGAAGCAGTCTAAAACGAGGGTGTCCAGGATAGAGAAGTGTATGCCACATATTTTTGAAGGCAAGGGGCTGAATGACCAGTAAATTTGGTAAGCAAAGACTGAGAAATAGTTGCTAAAATGGAAGTAAAGAACCCGAAGATCGATGCATACCTTGCAGAAGGGTGCGGACGCTGCCCTCTGGGAGGCACACCTGACTGCAAAGTCCACAACTGGCAGAAGGAATTAAAGCTGTTGAGAACAATTGTACTCGGCTGTGGGCTGACGGAAGAGTTGAAGTGGGGCGTACCCTGTTATACATTTCAAAATAGCAATGTATCCATAGTGGCAGCATTCAAGGAGTACTGCTCGCTGAGCTTCTTTAAAGGCGCTTTGCTAAACGATGCCCATAATATCCTCGTCAAGCCCGGCGAAAACACGCAGTCTGACCGGCTCGTCAGATTTACCAATGTGGAGGAAATTATGGAGCTGGAGCCTATTCTGAAAGCCTACATTTATGAAGCCATAGAAGTGGAAAAGGCAGGCCTGAAAGTAAGCTTTAAAAAAGACCAGGAACCAATGCCTGAAGAGCTGCACCGGAAATTAGATGAAAACCCGGCGTTAAAGACCGCTTTTGAGGCTTTGACCCCAGGGCGGCAAAGGGCATACATTATTTATTTTTCTGCACCCAAACAGTCCAAAACCCGGGAAGCCAGGATTGAGAAGTATACTCCGCAAATCCTGGAAGGAATAGGGCTGCATGATAAATATTCGTGCAATAAGA
This region of Fulvivirga ulvae genomic DNA includes:
- a CDS encoding DUF2167 domain-containing protein; translated protein: MKHRHFFLGIVLFVLAIPATAQEDTVGIDSTYLAEIIQFYKEAYAKDSLLNYQHGFIELGEGIASLNLGESFKYLDPEEANKIIVEAWGNPPQETLGMIFPDSVNPYLPEGWGVILAYDAEGHIEDDDANDIDYNEMLVEMKTLAVESSKQRKEQGYDGYAVVGWAENPYYDKESKKLYWAKELAFDGSDINTLNYDIRVLGRSGYLRLNAVAGMDQLEMVKPAMQDLLAKVEFAEGHTYFDFDPDVDEVAAYGVGALVAGKIAAKAGILKTLGIFLVKFWKFLLMGFVGIGAFVRKMWTGKEKRELSEDS
- a CDS encoding ArsR/SmtB family transcription factor; this translates as MNLRRDVFQAIADPTRRAILVLVASQSMTAGAIASNFDTARPTVSKHLQILTECELLRQEQNGREVHYHLNPIKMKEIADFIEPFRKFWDDRFNKLEAIMKQYKTNK
- a CDS encoding SRPBCC domain-containing protein codes for the protein MEMKTKVHAEKDKQEILITREFDLPLDLLFKAYIEPEIVEQWMGTKVLKLENKKHGGYQFETTDPMGNKHGFSGAIHEFSPGRRITRTFEMENANFGAQLEFLEFEKLTDDTSKLVMHVVYRSVEIRDQILQLPFIQGINMAHSKLESVVGKLKA
- a CDS encoding DoxX family protein, whose product is MKKRDKIIYWIATIWLSLGMLSTGIVQLLKSQEETEFMLQLGYPAYFLTLLGIWKILGVIVVLMPRFPLFKEWAYAGFFFAMSGAAYSHIAMGTTNEIFPSLLLLTLTVISWYFRPSGRKFSVVSQ
- a CDS encoding YdeI/OmpD-associated family protein, producing the protein MNSKVDWFFNKDTEWQKEYKKLRAIALDCGLTEELKWGVPCYTYRNSNVVLIHGFKEYCAFLFHKGVLLEDAEGILIQQTENVQSARQVRFTNLRQITEMESILKAYIYEAIEVEKAGLKVEMKKTSEFNMPEEFQKALDEKAGLKDAFEALTPGRQRGYLLHFSQPKQSKTRVSRIEKCMPHIFEGKGLNDQ
- a CDS encoding YdeI/OmpD-associated family protein codes for the protein MEVKNPKIDAYLAEGCGRCPLGGTPDCKVHNWQKELKLLRTIVLGCGLTEELKWGVPCYTFQNSNVSIVAAFKEYCSLSFFKGALLNDAHNILVKPGENTQSDRLVRFTNVEEIMELEPILKAYIYEAIEVEKAGLKVSFKKDQEPMPEELHRKLDENPALKTAFEALTPGRQRAYIIYFSAPKQSKTREARIEKYTPQILEGIGLHDKYSCNKK